A genomic window from Glycine soja cultivar W05 chromosome 10, ASM419377v2, whole genome shotgun sequence includes:
- the LOC114372376 gene encoding transcription factor bHLH48-like isoform X1, with protein sequence MEQTTLEAIQFNEEIQGLMAAPAPETVNSFKALLELPSTQAVELLHSPERARKPLRHSPKPPTPPPPHPPTSPSFTASASAATANLTFPSNAALIERAARFSVFAGQNSNSNSNSPEVKRELPETDSNPSSTHGGGGGGSVSDLAMENKNPKTAKRKEREKKVKASSRKSKSVAAAADESSGDGEKLPYVHVRVRRGQATDSHSLAERARREKINARMKLLQELVPGCNKISGTALVLDKIINHVQSLQNEVEILSMKLAAVNPVIDFNLDSLLATEGVTPMDCNFPPTVAPVMWPEIPQNGNRQQYQQPWQFDAFHQPLWGREEDKTNMTPENSLWSYDSSANSVSLHSNQLKMEL encoded by the exons ATGGAGCAAACCACTCTCGAAGCCATTCAGTTCAACGAGGAAATCCAAGGCCTCATGGCTGCTCCGGCGCCGGAAACCGTCAATTCCTTCAAGGCGTTGCTCGAGCTTCCGTCGACGCAGGCCGTCGAGCTCCTCCACTCGCCTGAGCGCGCCAGAAAACCGCTGCGCCACAGTCCGAAACCTCCAACGCCACCGCCACCGCATCCGCCAACCTCACCTTCCTTCACCGCCTCCGCATCCGCCGCCACCGCCAACCTCACCTTCCCCTCCAACGCCGCGCTGATCGAACGCGCCGCCAGGTTCTCCGTCTTCGCCGGCCAGAACTCCAACTCGAACTCGAACTCGCCGGAGGTGAAGCGCGAGCTGCCGGAGACCGATTCCAACCCGAGCTCCACTCACGGCGGCGGAGGCGGCGGCTCCGTCTCCGATCTCGCCATGGAGAACAAGAATCCGAAGACCGCGAAGCGGAAGGAGCGAGAGAAGAAG GTTAAAGCATCATCGAGGAAGAGCAAGAGCGTCGCCGCCGCCGCCGACGAGAGTTCCGGCGACGGCGAGAAGCTTCCGTACGTTCACGTTCGAGTTCGTCGAGGTCAAGCCACTGATAGCCATAGCTTAGCAGAAAGG GCTAGGAGAGAGAAGATAAATGCTCGGATGAAGCTTTTACAAGAGCTGGTCCCGGGTTGCAACAAG ATATCAGGAACGGCATTGGTTCTAGATAAAATCATCAACCATGTGCAATCTCTACAGAATGAAGTGGAG ATATTATCAATGAAACTGGCAGCAGTTAACCCAGTAATTGATTTCAACCTCGACAGCTTACTGGCTACCGAa GGAGTGACTCCAATGGACTGTAACTTCCCTCCGACAGTTGCACCTGTCATGTGGCCAGAAATCCCACAGAACGGAAACAGACAACAATATCAGCAACCGTGGCAGTTTGATGCATTCCACCAACCCCTTTGGGGGAGGGAAGAAGACAAAACTAACATGACTCCAGAAAACTCACTCTGGAGTTATGACTCATCGGCAAATTCAG TATCTCTGCATTCAAATCAGTTGAAGATGGAGCTCTGA
- the LOC114372376 gene encoding transcription factor bHLH48-like isoform X2: MEQTTLEAIQFNEEIQGLMAAPAPETVNSFKALLELPSTQAVELLHSPERARKPLRHSPKPPTPPPPHPPTSPSFTASASAATANLTFPSNAALIERAARFSVFAGQNSNSNSNSPEVKRELPETDSNPSSTHGGGGGGSVSDLAMENKNPKTAKRKEREKKVKASSRKSKSVAAAADESSGDGEKLPYVHVRVRRGQATDSHSLAERARREKINARMKLLQELVPGCNKILSMKLAAVNPVIDFNLDSLLATEGVTPMDCNFPPTVAPVMWPEIPQNGNRQQYQQPWQFDAFHQPLWGREEDKTNMTPENSLWSYDSSANSVSLHSNQLKMEL, encoded by the exons ATGGAGCAAACCACTCTCGAAGCCATTCAGTTCAACGAGGAAATCCAAGGCCTCATGGCTGCTCCGGCGCCGGAAACCGTCAATTCCTTCAAGGCGTTGCTCGAGCTTCCGTCGACGCAGGCCGTCGAGCTCCTCCACTCGCCTGAGCGCGCCAGAAAACCGCTGCGCCACAGTCCGAAACCTCCAACGCCACCGCCACCGCATCCGCCAACCTCACCTTCCTTCACCGCCTCCGCATCCGCCGCCACCGCCAACCTCACCTTCCCCTCCAACGCCGCGCTGATCGAACGCGCCGCCAGGTTCTCCGTCTTCGCCGGCCAGAACTCCAACTCGAACTCGAACTCGCCGGAGGTGAAGCGCGAGCTGCCGGAGACCGATTCCAACCCGAGCTCCACTCACGGCGGCGGAGGCGGCGGCTCCGTCTCCGATCTCGCCATGGAGAACAAGAATCCGAAGACCGCGAAGCGGAAGGAGCGAGAGAAGAAG GTTAAAGCATCATCGAGGAAGAGCAAGAGCGTCGCCGCCGCCGCCGACGAGAGTTCCGGCGACGGCGAGAAGCTTCCGTACGTTCACGTTCGAGTTCGTCGAGGTCAAGCCACTGATAGCCATAGCTTAGCAGAAAGG GCTAGGAGAGAGAAGATAAATGCTCGGATGAAGCTTTTACAAGAGCTGGTCCCGGGTTGCAACAAG ATATTATCAATGAAACTGGCAGCAGTTAACCCAGTAATTGATTTCAACCTCGACAGCTTACTGGCTACCGAa GGAGTGACTCCAATGGACTGTAACTTCCCTCCGACAGTTGCACCTGTCATGTGGCCAGAAATCCCACAGAACGGAAACAGACAACAATATCAGCAACCGTGGCAGTTTGATGCATTCCACCAACCCCTTTGGGGGAGGGAAGAAGACAAAACTAACATGACTCCAGAAAACTCACTCTGGAGTTATGACTCATCGGCAAATTCAG TATCTCTGCATTCAAATCAGTTGAAGATGGAGCTCTGA
- the LOC114371426 gene encoding uncharacterized protein LOC114371426, which yields MLNGTNVKVRKEGVEIVLDCMDLDLALRTERPIFTPETSNEGQSTKKFLKEIEQYFAKNEKAETSNLLAKIISMKYKGKGNIKEYIMEMSNLASKLKSLKLELGEDLLVHLVLISLPAHFGQFKVCYTTQKDKWSLNELISHRVQEEERLQRDRTESAHLTSTSQNKKKEED from the exons ATGCTGAATGGGACAAATGTTAAGGTCAGGAAGGAAGGCGTAGAAATTGTTCTTGACTGTATGGATTTGGACTTGGCATTAAGGACGGAACGACCCATTTTCACTCCGGAAACCTCTAATGAG GGTCAAAGTACAAAGAAATTCCTTAAGGAAATTGAGCAATACTTTGCCAAAAATGAAAAGGCGGAGACGAGTAACCTTTTGGCTAAAATCATCTCCATGAAGTATAAAGGCAAAGGAAACATAAAGGAGTACATTATGGAGATGTCCAATCTTGCATCAAAACTCAAGTCACTTAAGTTAGAGCTTGGTGAAGACCTGCTCGTGCACTTGGTTTTGATCTCGCTTCCTGCACactttgggcaattcaaagtgTGCTATACCACTCAGAAGGACAAATGGTCCCTCAATGAGCTTATATCTCACCGTGTGCAAGAGGAGGAGAGGCTGCAGAGAGATAGGACTGAAAGTGCTCACTTGACTTCGACCtctcagaataaaaaaaaggaagaagactaA